TACCTGACATAAATGCATATTGCATATCCGTATCAATATTCATTTTTATAACACCGTAACCAATTGCTTCTCTGATTTCTTCTACTGTAGAACCTGATCCACCATGAAAAACAAAATCAATATGATTATGCTCAACACCATATTTTTTGGTAACATATTCTTGTGAATTTCTCAGAATTTTTGGAGTTAATTTTACATTACCTGGTTTATAAACACCATGAACATTACCAAATGCTGCAGCAATAGTAAATTTATCACTTATTTTTGAAAGTTCTTCATATGCATAAGCCACTTCTTCAGGTTGAGTATATAGTTTTGATTCATCAACATCACTATTATCAACACCATCTTCTTCACCACCAGTAATACCTAATTCAATTTCTAACGTCATTCCCATTTTACTCATACGAGTCAAATAAGTTTTACAAATCTCTATGTTTTCCTCAATTGGCTCTTCTGAAAGATCAATCATATGACTACTATACAAAGGCTTGCCTGTTTCTTTAAAATGTTGTTCACTAGCATCTAATAAACCATCAATCCAAGGTAATAATTTTTTTGCACAATGGTCGGTATGTAAAATTACTGGCACACCATAAGCTTCTGCCAATATATGAATATGTTTAGCTCCGGCAATAGCACCTAAAACAGCTGCTTTCTGATTTTCATTACTAAGTCCTTTTCCTGCATTAAATTGAGCACCTCCATTAGAAAATTGGATGATAACTGGAGCATTTAAATCTCTAGCTGTTTCTAGCACACCATTAATAGTGTCTGATCCAATTACGTTAACCGCTGGTAATGCAAATCCTTTTTCCTTTGCATATTTGAAAATCTCTTGTACTTGGTCGCCTGTAGCAACACCTGGTTTTATATTGTGAGCCATAATTTATTTATTATAATTGAAGTGTAAATTTACAAAAATTAAATAGGATGGAAACAGGAGTAGCGGTAAAAATACGAAAACGTTGTATTTTGTATAATTTGTGGTTTTACTTCACTAAAGCACCTGAGATAATCTAAGTTTCTGTTTTAAAATGGGTAATTAATACCAATGTTATATACGGCATTACCAAAGTTATAATTCTTGAACCATTTGTTAGAAGAACCAAGGTATGGTTCATAAGTTTTAAATCCTGCATCTAACCGAAACACTAAAAAACTAAAGTCGTATCTGATACCAAACCCAGAACCCACAGCAATATCTTTTAGAGACGAAAGTCCATTAAACTTTGCTTTGCTATCAGTTATAGATGAGTTGGTTATATCCCAAATATTACCGGCATCAATAAAAAGTGCACTATAAATGTTGTTAACAACCTGAAAACGATATTCTAAATTTGAGGTTAATTTTAAACTACCCACATTAAATTCTAACCCATTGGTTTCAGAACCTGGCCCTAATTTAAAAGTATTCCAAGCTCTTATATCATTAGACCCACCCGCTCTATAACTTCTACTAAATGGTATGGATTCAGAACTACCCATAGGAAAAGCAGCTCCTATAAATGTTCTATGAACTAACGTTGCTTTTGAATTAATGCCCCAATATTTTTTATATTCAACTTCGGTTTTTATATACTGTGCTATTTCTAAACCAAAAAGTTCTTTTTTATTACTCGCAGAAGATTTATTTACAAACATTGATGTAATATTACCTGATGACACTAGCTTAGCAGTAAAACCTGAAAAGCTATTATCAGTAAAACCGTCCCTATTGCTATAATTATAAGTGTAAGACATTACAGGAACCAGTACATCTTCAGTTAAAATACTTCTACGTTCTTCTACATCTTCTGCATTTTCATATTCGGTAGGGTTTGAAACGGAAAATCCTTCATCAGCATCAAGTAAATATTCCAAATAATTTGAAGAGTTTAAATCGCCATCAGAATCATATAAATTTTCTCCACCAACAGTAGTATAGGTTTCATCAGGAACTATAACTTCAGCAATATCATCTAACTTATAAGCTTCAGATTTATAAATAGTAAAATATTTATCAGTTCTTAAATTTTTAATATACTGCATGTTTAGCAGTTCAAACTTATGGTCAGTAGTCTTAGAACTTTTCCAAGTATAATTTAAACCCCCAGTAATGTTTTGTCTATCTAAACCTATATTCCGTTGAAGAGCAATACTTAATTCAACATTGGTTTTGGGTGTCATTCTTTTTGGAATGATACCTTTAGTATTTATTGGAAATAGTATTCTTGGAAACTTTAACGTTGCACTTGAACCAATTTCATAAGCATTGAAAAAACGATCACTATCTGCAATTTCAGCAGCTACATTTAAAAAAGAACCTTGAAATGACACCTCTAATACTTCTGCTCCTCTAAATACATTTCTATTTGACCAAGACACCTTACCCAATATACCAAATGGTTTAATATTAGAGGTAATATACTCATTATCAATTCCAAAAGAGAATTTCTTTTGTGGTGTTAAATATATATTTGATGTAAGCGAACCGTCTTCATTCTCTTCATATTTAATATCTAATGAAGGTTTAAAATTCTGTAAATCTCTTAAATAGGCTCTTGTTAATTGCTGTTCTGTATCTCTATAAATACTATCCTTTTGGATAATAATGGCGTTTGCCAAATATTTAGGGTTGTATGCTAATTTATTGGTTGACTTAAAATTATACCCCTTATAAGATACTGAATCTAGAATCGGTTTATTTTTATCAACAAAAGAAAAATCAGTATAAACATTTACCTTACTTACTTTTCTAATCTTAAAAGGCTCTGTATATACACTATCATTTTTTTCGATAACCCTGTCATTTATCTCTAAAGTAACACTAGTTCTGTAAGGTGATAACCCCAACGTATCTATCCAATACTCCATGTTGTTTTTTCCAAAATAATAAACACCAGAATTTCTAAATATTTCAATTAGACGGTCTTCCTCTTTTTCAAACTTGGTATAATCTATCTGATCTCCAACCTTAACTAATGACTTGCCTCTATACATTTTATATAACGAATCAAGAACGGGCGAGCTAATATCGGTTGTTATACTATCAATAAAATAAGGGTTATTTTTAGTAACCAAATAATCAACAGTAATTTTCTTATTGTCTTTCTTTATTTGTTTAAAACTGACTTCAGCATCAAAATAGCCTTTACTTTGATAATACTTAGTCAAAGAACTTACCGATTTTCTAATTTTTGTGCTGTCAGAAATTACAGGTGCATTGCCGTTTTTTAAAAACCAAACATTAATTCCATTATACGCGTTTTCCATTGCCTTTACTTGTTTTTGAGAAAAGACATTGACTAATTTTCGTTCTTTATTTGGGTTTTTATCTAACCACTCTTGAAACTTTATTTCATAATTTGGTTTTGCAAAATTATAAATATGCAGAGAAATAGGAATTCCGAGTATCTTTGTATTAGGAGTTTGTCTGAGGTAACTAATAACATCAGGGTTGCTAATTTTTTTATCATCTACCACAATTGTGTTTTTTGATAACAGATATTTATCCTGAGGAACCCTTTTGGTTGCAGTACAAGAAATAATTACAACAGTTAATATTATAAATACTATTATTTTAGCAAAATAGTTAAGCAACGTAATTTTCGATTTAAAGGGAATATTTATTAAAACACCAAAAATACTACTATTTAGATGTTAAGCAAAAATGAACATAAGTTAATAACGAGTTTACAACAAAAAAAATACCGAATTCAACACCAATTGTTTGTTGCTGAGGGCGTAAAGGTTGTAAACGAATTTTTAAACTCTAATCTTCAACTCCATAAGTTATTTTGTACTGAAGATTATTCTCATTCCATATCAAAATATGAGCCAGAAATAATTACAGACAAAGAATTATTAAAATTAAGTAAATTATCTACACCAAATAAGGTTATTGCTATTTTTAAAATTCCTTTGGCAAATGCTATAAAGACAGAAGGTTTAACTGTTGCGTTAGACGCAGTTAATGATCCGGGAAATTTAGGAACTATCATTCGCTTATGCGACTGGTTTGGCGTATCTCAACTAATATGCTCTACAGACACTGTTGACTGTTACAATAGCAAAGTGGTACAAGCTACCATGGGCTCATTAACCAGACTGTCAATTGTTTACACTGATTTAAACACATTTTTAAACAATGCAAATAGCCCCATTTATGGTGCCGTAATGGATGGAAAAATGGTATACGATACTGAATTAGATAAAAATGGAATTTTAGTAATGGGTAATGAATCGCAAGGAATTTCAACCGAAATTGAACATTTATTGAGTCAAAAAATAACAATTCCAAAGTTTAGTAAAAACAACACTCCAGAAAGTTTAAATGTAGCAACTGCAACTGCTATATTATTAAATGAATTTAGACGGTAAATGTTTATTCAAAAGTCAAGTTTAAGAAAATCCCTCTTGTCCCATAATAGTCAATAGGTAAAGTCCAAGGACTAGCAGGATTATTATCTCGAACTAATTCATTATTCATTGCAAAAATACCCCTAATAGACGGTGAAAATTTAAAATGTGGTAAATAGAAATCTACCCCTAAACCAACCTCGTACATAAAGTTATTGGTTTTCATTCTAAACTCACCTTCAAAATTATCATCTGAATTTTTCTGATTACTAGAAAAATTATAATCATAAGACACCCCTCCAATTACAAAAGCACGCATATTATCTAAACGATCTGTTCTAAATTGAAGTAAAAGAGGAATTCTAAAATAAGTAGCTGGCACTTTTCTTACCCTATCTTTTTCTGTATCGGGTATGGTTGGGTTAGAAAACGTCAACACTTTAGAGTTACTCGAAAGCCCCGGCTCAAGTCTAACATTTAAATTATCACTAATATTATAGCCTAATACCAGACCAATATTAAAACCATACTTTTCTTCAACGTCTACAAAGGAATTTGCAAGTTCATAACTAACCTTAAAGCCTTTTTTATTGATGCCTAAATAATATCCGTAATGGATTTTTTTCTTATCCTTACTGGGAAGGTTTATTACTTTATCTTTTTGAGCAAATGAATTGCCAATAAAAATTAGTACACTAACTATACATAAAAATGATCTATTCATTCTTTTAATATTTTCATTTTGCAGAATGTGTTTTTACACAAACTTCACATTTACAATATATTACAACAAAACACTGCTTCCAATTTATTTCGTTGCGGTATAAATGGAGGCAGATCCAAAAGTTAGGGGTTTGTTAGTTGCATTATTAAACCCATTTTTCTCTAAAATATTGTTGAAATTTTTTCCATACGGAAAAACTGCAGCAGATTCCGGCAAATATGTGTACGCTCTTTTATCCTTAGACCCTAATTTACCTATGGTTGGGATAATATACTTGGAATAAAAATTAAATAGCTGTTTTACAGGAAATTTTTCAGGTTGTGAAGTTTCTAATACCACAAAAATTCCGTCAGGTTTTAAAACGCGATGAATTTCTTGTAAACCTTTATCTAAATTTTCAAAATTTCGAACACCAAAACCAACGGTAATCGCATCAAAACTATTATCATCAAAAGGTAAGTTTTCAGAATCTCCGATAATCATTTCAATTAATCCGTCAAGATTTTTCTCTTTTACTTTTTTGATTCCAACATCTAACATCCCCTTTGAAATATCTAAACCGACAATTTTCTCTGGCTTTAATTTTGATAACATTATAGCAAAATCACCAGTTCCAGTAGCAATATCAAGTATGGTTTTTGGGTTTTTCTGACCTACAATTTGCACTACTCTTTTACGCCATTTTATATCAATACCAAATGTCATAATTCTGTTTATGAAGTCGTAATTACCAGAAACATTGTCAAACATTTCTGCAACTTGTTCTTTTTTACTTAATTCAGAATCTTTATATGGCGTAACTCTATTAGTCATATTGTAATTTTTGCCCTCCTTGGTTAAACTTTGGAGTATGAAGGTGCAAAGATAATGATTCAAGGCAAACTAACGAACTAATTAATTTTATAAAAACACTTAATAACTCGCTTTAAATAATATAATTAGCTAAACACTTGACAAAGGGTATGTGGATATTGTATATTTGCATTCGTTTTTTTTAACACATTAAAAAACCCTCGTATAACATATGAAATTATCACATTTTAAATTTGAACTTCCAGAAGAGTTATTAGCTAGCTATCCTGCAGAGCAAAGAGATGAAGCAAGATTAATGGTCTTAGACAGAAAAACACAAACAATAGAGCATAAATTATTTAAAGACCTTGTAAACTATTTTGATGAAGGAGACGTAATGGTTTTCAATAACACAAAGGTTTTTCCAGCAAGATTGTATGGTAACAAAGAAAAAACTGGAGCTAGAATTGAAGTTTTTTTATTACGAGAATTAAATGCAGAAAGCCGATTGTGGGATGTCTTAGTTGATCCGGCAAGAAAAATAAGAATAGGAAACAAATTGTTTTTTGGAGACAATGACGATTTAGTAGCAGAGGTTATTGACAACACCACTTCTAGAGGTAGAACATTACGTTTCTTATTTGATGGATCTTACGAAGCATTTAGAAAAAAACTGCAAGAATTAGGAGAAACTCCATTACCAAAATATATTGAAAGAGATGTTGAGCCTTTGGATGATGAGAGATATCAAACAATATATGCAAAACATGAAGGAGCAGTAGCTGCACCAACTGCAGGTCTTCACTTTTCTAGACACCTTTTAAAAAGGCTAGAAATTAAAGGTATTGACTTAGCCGAAGTTACCTTACATGTTGGTTTAGGTACTTTTAACCCTGTTGAAGTAGAAGACTTATCAAAACATAAAATGGATTCTGAGGAAATTGATATTCCTGAAAATGCAGCGAAAGTTATTAATAACGCTATTGACACTAAAAAAAGAGTTGTAGCTATTGGTACAACAGTAATGAGAACTTTAGAGAGCTCGGTTTCTGCCGACCATCATTTAAAACCATATAACGGATGGACTAATAAGTTTATTTTTCCTCCTTATGAGTTTAGTATTGCAGATGCAATGGTTACTAATTTTCATACACCAAAGTCTACTTTAATGATGATGGCTGCAGCTTTTGCTGGACATGATTTTCTAAAAGAAGCCTACGCATTAGCGATTAAAGAAAAATATAATTTTTATTCTTATGGTGATGCCATGTTAATAATATAATTAGATTTTACAGATTAAACTGGAAAGCCTTATATTAGAATAATATGAGGCTTTTTTTTATACCTTTACGGAAATTGTTATATATGCAAAAAATTCTACTTTCACTATTATTATGTATATCTGCACTAGTATCAGCCCAGGTTACCAATGAAGGCGAACCTGTTAGCTGGAGTTTGACGAATACAAAAACAGCTTCTAAATTGATAACGCTACCAAAATTAGATCTAAATCAACTTAGAACCGAAGACCTTAAAAGCGATAAAATAAAAACAAAACCATACAGAATCGGCGTTTCTAATGAAGTTAATTACGGATTAAAAAGTGACGGCATTTGGACAGATTTACCGAACGGAGATCGTATTTGGCAAATTGCATTTGCCTCACCTGAAGCATTGCATTTGAGTGTTAACTTTAATAGTTTTTATTTGCCAGAAGGCAGTACTATTTATTTATACAACAAAGATAGATCAGACCTAATCGGTGCTATAACTTCTAGTGCAAATAATAATAAAAACGAACTTGGTACTTGGTTTGTAAAGGGAGATCATCTATTCGTAGAATATTACGAACCTGAAGAAGTAAAAGGACAAGGTAAATTAAATATTGGCTCAGTAATACATGGTTATAGGTTGGCTGACGAGGTTCAAACCGGTTATGAAAATAAATCAATCTTAAAAATTAACAGTTCTGGAGACTGTAATCTTGATGTTAATTGTGATATTGGATCTGATTTTGAAGCTTATAAAGACGAAATAAAAAAATCAGTCGCATTTTTAAATATGGGCGATGGCTATATTTGCTCAGGTAGTTTAATAAACAATGCAGCTCAAGATAAAAAACCTTACTTTTTGTCAGCGGAACATTGCTTAGAAAGAGAGACCGATGAGACCGCAGCAAATCCTGCATTATTTTCAATGCGTTTTAATTGGATAAGCCCTAATCCCGTTTGTGCAGCTATTACCAATAGTACAGAAACTACAGATGAATTTACTATGATGGGCTCAACATTACGTGCACAATTTGCTGATTCTGATATGCTTTTATTAGAATTAAATAATCCTATTCCAACAGATTGGGATGTTACTTTTGCAGGATGGGATAGAACTGACATTAATCCTACTTTTGAAGTTGGCATTCATCATCCTGAAGGTGATATTATGAAAATATCTAGAGATGATACTGGTGCTATAAAAGCAACTTCTGATGGAAAAGACCTATGGTTAATTGGTGGCTTAAATGATGGAATTGGTACTGGCGATGGTTGGGAGCTAGGAGTAACCGAAGGTGGCTCTTCAGGTTCTCCTCTATTTAATCAAAACGGACATATTATTGGGCAATTATATGGTGGTAATGCAGTTTGCACGGGCACTTCCGATAATGATGATTTTGATTTATATGGACGCTTAGCTATTTCCTGGGATGGTGGTTCTACGGCAGCAACACGATTAAAAGATTGGCTAGACCCCCAATCAAATAACGCAACTACACTAAACAGCTTTTCAAATACATTAGCAGTAATAGATGATGATTTTAGTAATAATATTACATTATATCCAAATCCGTCAAGCGGAATTTTCAAAGTAAAGATTCACGAATTAACAGGTGATCTGACTTATGAAGTTTATAATTTATTAGGTCAAACCTTGGTTATGAATACACCTATTACAAATAATACAATAAACTTGAATAACTTTTCTAATAACATCTATTTTATCAGAATAACAGAAACAGAAACCAATAACACCTTAGTTAAAAAGGTTGTTTTAAGTAAATAATGAAGAAAAAACAAGACATAAGAGCCCTAACCAAAGAACAACTTCGAAACTTCTTTACCGAAAATAACGACAAAGCTTTTCGAGGTAATCAGGTATACGAATGGTTATGGCATAAAGCATCGCACTCTTTTGATGATATGACCAATTTATCAAAAGAAACAAGAACGATGTTACAGGATAATTTTGTTATCAATCATATTGAAGTTGATCAGATGCAACGTTCTAATGATGGCACCATAAAAAATGCCATTAAGTTGCATGATAATATGATTGTAGAATCTGTTTTAATACCTACTGACACCAGAACTACAGCTTGTGTTTCTAGTCAAGTAGGTTGCAGTTTAGATTGTAATTTTTGTGCTACAGCTCGTTTAAAACGTATGCGGAACCTTAACCCCGATGAAATATACGATCAAGTAGTTGCTATTGACAAACAAAGTAGATTATACCACAAACATAAATTATCAAACATTGTATTTATGGGTATGGGTGAACCCCTTTTAAACTATAAAAATGTATTAGCTTCAATAGAAAAAATTACATCTGATGAAGGCTTAGGTATGTCGCCCAAAAGAATTACCCTATCTACTGTTGGAATACCAAAAATGATTAAAAAATTAGCAGATGATGAAGTGAAATTTAATTTGGCTGTTTCTTTACATTCTGGCATAGACGAAGTTCGTTCTAAAATGATGCCGATAAACGAAAAAAGTAACTTAGCGGAGTTATTAGAGTCATTACAATATTGGTATGCAAAAACGAATCAAAAAATTACTTTTGAATATGTAATTTGGAAAGGTATAAATGATACTCAAATAGATGCTAACGCCTTGGTAGATTACTGCAAGAAAGTGCCTTCTAAGGTAAATTTAATAGAATATAACGCTATTGATGATGGAGAGTTTCAACAAGCCTCTGTTGCTGCTACTGACATGTATGTCAGAACTTTAGAAGCTAACCGAATTGTAGTTAACGTACGTCGAAGTCGTGGTAAGGATATTGATGCTGCCTGTGGGCAACTGGCCAATAAAAGTTAAAGATCTCACAGACCCAAAGCGTTGAGACTGTGAGATCTTACAACCTAGAATTTTAATGTAACCCCTACCAAAAAGTTAGTAGTTGCCTGCGGATAATATCCTGCTCCCTCTATAGTTGTGGTCTGATTTGGGACTGACCAAGTATCATCATACGTATAATAATAGCCATTAGAAACATACTTTTTGTTAAAAATATTATTTACCAAAGCTGAAAATACAATAGACTTGAATATACTTTTAGGTTTCAGTTCATAAAATAAATTAAAATCACTTACAAAGTAGCTATCTAACTTCGATGTATCTGAATCCGTATTCCCCATGTACTGTTGACCAATATATTTACTTAAAAAAGAGATTTGTAAATTATTTAAGGGTCTATATACAAAAGCATTTGAAGCCACAATATCTGGTGAAAAAGAAATATTTGTTTTCCCTAAATTCACTAATTCTCCATCCAATTGCGTCTTATATTTAATATTTTTATTAGTACTTAATGCAACTGCAGGTTGAATAGCAAATTGATCTAAAAATTGAATTTGTGCGTCAATTTCTAGTCCCAAACGGTAACTCTCTCCACTATTTGCTCTAATAGGTGAACCTACATCGTCCAGGGCTCCTGTTAAAACCAACTGCTCATTATAAAGCATATAGTATATATTACTATTTACTTTTATATTTCCTTTATCATACCTCCAGCCTAATTCGAAATCATTTAATTGTTCTGGCTTAACATTCGCATTGGCTTCAAAATCATCTTTATTAGGCTCTCTATTAGCTCTTGCATAGGAAAAATATAGATTATTTTCTGGATTTAAAAAATAAGTAACCCCCGCTTTCGGGTTAAAAAAGTTATAATTTTTATCAATAACTAAAGGAACTCTATCAGAGTTTAATCCAGATGTTTCATAATCTACCATTCGCAATTGCAAATCACCAAAGAGACTGAATTTGTCATTTAATTTATAAGTAGCTTTTGTAAATAAACTAAAATCTTTTTTAGTTCCATTACCATCATAATAACGATGATTAATTGAATTATCACCAGAAAATTGAGCCCAAATCACTTTACCAAAATGATCTCCATCATAGTAACTATATGAACCTCCTGCCGTAATATTTAAATTATCCTTTTTATAATTTACAGAAGCATTTGCCACGTAAAAATCATTATCTAACCATTTACGTCTAACCAAATCTGTTTCATCAATAACCGTAGCACCAACATTAATTTCAGCCAAACCATAATCAGAAAAACTCTCCTCTTCCTTGTATTGTTCATAATAACCTCGTCCGTAGGTGTAATTAAGTCCAATGTTTGTTGACCAGTTATTAGTTATATGCTGGTTCCAATGCAATTGAAAATGGTCTTGCTTATAATCGTCAACTTCATTTTCATAAAATTGTGGATTTCCATTAACATCCATGTAGCTTCCTGATATGTTATAGGTTCTATTATTCTCTAAAACATCTAAATCTTCTATTCCGTTCCAAGCTAAATAAGTGTTTTCATGCCCACCAAAAACTACCGCTTTTAATAATGTATTATCATCTACATAGGCTGCTTGTAAAAAGTAAGATTTTAAATTGGCCTGAGCTCTATCAACATAGCCATCAGATTTAATCTGCGATAAACGTCCTGCAAATTCAATATGATCATTCAGCAAACCTGTACTAAATTTTACGGTATGTTTACGGGTATTAAAACTTCCAAAAGAATTAGAAATTTCACCATTTGCACTCTCAGAAATTGCATCTGTTAACACATTTATACTTGCACCAAATGCACCAGATCCATTTGTAGAGGTACCCACACCACGTTGTAATTGTAAATTTTCTACTGACGAAGAAAAGTCAGGCAAATTAACCCAAAAAGTACCTAAAGACTCTTGGTCATTATAAGGAATGCCATTAATAGTAATGTTAGTGGATTGTGCACTAACACCACGCACTCGAATACCAGTGTAACCAATACCAGCACCAGCATCACTAGTGGTTACTACTGAAGGCATATAATTCATTAAAATAGGAATGTCTTGACCTAAATTACGTTTCTCAATTTCTACTTTCTCAAGATTTGAATGCGTTATCGGAGATGTAGCATCAACGCGTACCGCTTTTACCAATACTTCGTCTAGTAACTTTGGATTTTCGGAAATTTTTATGTCTAGTTCTTTATCTGCATAGAGATAAAATGATTTTGAAATAGACTGCCCCATAAAACTAAAAACCAACGTATACTGACCTTTACTCAGCTTTAATTTATAAAAACCTTTAAGATCAGTGGCAGTACCACTTTTTGTGTCTTTAATTAATACGGTTGTGCCTGGTAAGGGCTGTTCATTTTGATCAAGAACGTTACCCGAAACGGTAAATTCTTGCCCGTAAGCATAAAACGACAGCACAAAAAGAAATGCGAATAGAAATAAATTTTTCATACGATTAAGTATAGTTTTAAATAATTAATCGAATAAAAAGAGGCAATTATTCTTCAGTTTATATAATTGATTTTTTTGAAGCCATAACTTCACATGAACAATAAAAAGCACAAATCACGCTTTTATTGTCAACTTCCCTAAACAGCATTATCTGTTCTAGGTTCAATGGGTATAATCTCAGCCGATATTAGGCACCCCTTTATTGAGACAATGCAAATGTAAAGTAGAATTATCAATTACTAACAATCATTTATATTTATTTTTTAAAATAATTAATATAAACTGCTTAAAATGAAGAAATGTAAGTTCAATAATATTTATATTGAAAATACAATAAATAGATAATAATTATCTTAAAAAATATAACTATCGATAAAAAGGGCATCCATACACCAAACATTTATCAACAACACTTTATAAACGGTTGAAAAGTTAATGTTTTCTTAAAGTTGCAATTGTTTTAAAAACATTATTTTTGCACGGTAAAATTTAAAACTAATTCAATTTACGCACATGAAAAAAATTACTCAATTATGTTTGATGTTATTGTTTTTTGTAATGTCATCAGCAATTTATGCACAAACCATTACAGGTACTGTTCAAGATGAATCAGGGCCTTTACCTGGAGCCAATATTTTGGAAAAGGGAACTACTAATGGTACTACAACAGATTTTGACGGAAAATTTTCGTTAAACGTTAAAGGAGGTTCAGGATCAATTGTACTTTCTTTTGTTGGTTTCTCAAATAAAACAGTAAAATTTACTGTTGCATCAGGTGAAACTAAAGATTTAGGAACAATTACATTAACTTCAGACAATGCCTTAGATGAAGTTATACTTGTAGGAGTTGCTGATATTGCTAAAGAAAGACAAACTCCTGTTGCGGTTTCTACAATTAAAGCATTGGAGATTCAAGAATCTTTAGGAACCAAAGAATTTCCAGAAATTTTAAGTTCAACACCTTCAGTTTATGCTACAAAACAAGGTGGAGGTTATGGAGATTCAAGAATCAACATTCGTGGTTTTGATCAACGAAATACAGCTGTTATGGTTAATGGTATGCCCGTTAACGATATGGAAAATGGCTGGGTATATTGGTCTAACTGGGCTGGTTTATCAGACGTTACTTCTGCAATGCAAGTTCAAAGAGGTTTAGGTTCATCAAAATTGGCTATTTCGTCAGTTGGTGGTACAATAAACATTTTAACAAGAGCTTCAGACAAATCTGAAGGTGGTTCTATTACAGGATCATATGGTCATGACAACTCAATAAACACCATGGTATCTTACAACACTGGAAGATTAGATAATGGCTTGTCTGTTTCGGCTTTAGTAGGTAGAAAAACAGGTGATGGTTAT
The nucleotide sequence above comes from Aureibaculum algae. Encoded proteins:
- the porT gene encoding type IX secretion/gliding motility protein PorT/SprT — its product is MNRSFLCIVSVLIFIGNSFAQKDKVINLPSKDKKKIHYGYYLGINKKGFKVSYELANSFVDVEEKYGFNIGLVLGYNISDNLNVRLEPGLSSNSKVLTFSNPTIPDTEKDRVRKVPATYFRIPLLLQFRTDRLDNMRAFVIGGVSYDYNFSSNQKNSDDNFEGEFRMKTNNFMYEVGLGVDFYLPHFKFSPSIRGIFAMNNELVRDNNPASPWTLPIDYYGTRGIFLNLTFE
- the tamL gene encoding translocation and assembly module lipoprotein TamL, whose product is MLNYFAKIIVFIILTVVIISCTATKRVPQDKYLLSKNTIVVDDKKISNPDVISYLRQTPNTKILGIPISLHIYNFAKPNYEIKFQEWLDKNPNKERKLVNVFSQKQVKAMENAYNGINVWFLKNGNAPVISDSTKIRKSVSSLTKYYQSKGYFDAEVSFKQIKKDNKKITVDYLVTKNNPYFIDSITTDISSPVLDSLYKMYRGKSLVKVGDQIDYTKFEKEEDRLIEIFRNSGVYYFGKNNMEYWIDTLGLSPYRTSVTLEINDRVIEKNDSVYTEPFKIRKVSKVNVYTDFSFVDKNKPILDSVSYKGYNFKSTNKLAYNPKYLANAIIIQKDSIYRDTEQQLTRAYLRDLQNFKPSLDIKYEENEDGSLTSNIYLTPQKKFSFGIDNEYITSNIKPFGILGKVSWSNRNVFRGAEVLEVSFQGSFLNVAAEIADSDRFFNAYEIGSSATLKFPRILFPINTKGIIPKRMTPKTNVELSIALQRNIGLDRQNITGGLNYTWKSSKTTDHKFELLNMQYIKNLRTDKYFTIYKSEAYKLDDIAEVIVPDETYTTVGGENLYDSDGDLNSSNYLEYLLDADEGFSVSNPTEYENAEDVEERRSILTEDVLVPVMSYTYNYSNRDGFTDNSFSGFTAKLVSSGNITSMFVNKSSASNKKELFGLEIAQYIKTEVEYKKYWGINSKATLVHRTFIGAAFPMGSSESIPFSRSYRAGGSNDIRAWNTFKLGPGSETNGLEFNVGSLKLTSNLEYRFQVVNNIYSALFIDAGNIWDITNSSITDSKAKFNGLSSLKDIAVGSGFGIRYDFSFLVFRLDAGFKTYEPYLGSSNKWFKNYNFGNAVYNIGINYPF
- the ubiE gene encoding bifunctional demethylmenaquinone methyltransferase/2-methoxy-6-polyprenyl-1,4-benzoquinol methylase UbiE; amino-acid sequence: MTNRVTPYKDSELSKKEQVAEMFDNVSGNYDFINRIMTFGIDIKWRKRVVQIVGQKNPKTILDIATGTGDFAIMLSKLKPEKIVGLDISKGMLDVGIKKVKEKNLDGLIEMIIGDSENLPFDDNSFDAITVGFGVRNFENLDKGLQEIHRVLKPDGIFVVLETSQPEKFPVKQLFNFYSKYIIPTIGKLGSKDKRAYTYLPESAAVFPYGKNFNNILEKNGFNNATNKPLTFGSASIYTATK
- the fbaA gene encoding class II fructose-bisphosphate aldolase — protein: MAHNIKPGVATGDQVQEIFKYAKEKGFALPAVNVIGSDTINGVLETARDLNAPVIIQFSNGGAQFNAGKGLSNENQKAAVLGAIAGAKHIHILAEAYGVPVILHTDHCAKKLLPWIDGLLDASEQHFKETGKPLYSSHMIDLSEEPIEENIEICKTYLTRMSKMGMTLEIELGITGGEEDGVDNSDVDESKLYTQPEEVAYAYEELSKISDKFTIAAAFGNVHGVYKPGNVKLTPKILRNSQEYVTKKYGVEHNHIDFVFHGGSGSTVEEIREAIGYGVIKMNIDTDMQYAFMSGIRDYMIEKADYLKSQIGSPDGPESPNKKYYDPRVWLRKGEDTFVTRLKKAFEDLNNVNTL
- a CDS encoding TrmH family RNA methyltransferase, whose product is MLSKNEHKLITSLQQKKYRIQHQLFVAEGVKVVNEFLNSNLQLHKLFCTEDYSHSISKYEPEIITDKELLKLSKLSTPNKVIAIFKIPLANAIKTEGLTVALDAVNDPGNLGTIIRLCDWFGVSQLICSTDTVDCYNSKVVQATMGSLTRLSIVYTDLNTFLNNANSPIYGAVMDGKMVYDTELDKNGILVMGNESQGISTEIEHLLSQKITIPKFSKNNTPESLNVATATAILLNEFRR